The Hemiscyllium ocellatum isolate sHemOce1 chromosome 7, sHemOce1.pat.X.cur, whole genome shotgun sequence genome window below encodes:
- the xirp2b gene encoding xin actin-binding repeat-containing protein 2: protein MEIQSETRMLEETQRKNISISPKSTQEIESTQSEVVKEDLQAARRIERFAIPLDDLKMLFERSDTPKSKKELRGGRSLSSASKQQSQNPSDSFLSNLDCKVTGELEETMSLDNKETNANGAALTSDEPSQADIVPLDIEETVSLKDRLAMYQAAVSKKTSNRASAAAPAEEARALPGGLSSVKKQFESHSTVAHYQQQSVQDVTSTSKVKVNSSTRKTDQEDDLPSTTEQLLTYKMETASVMEQNTHLSSKVGNFENYFDDFSVDGVTEDEKPKISTQMLKEQFEKTAQPTQMATNTTKKIKTEHNFQEMQWPPALSTSNISTTAGKNSEVTSLRKVDSTAASVSISSSNCENMEEFPPPPPDLLNAPSEITYFLQSPEPPLSATKQIIPKDVYSKQRNLYELKRLYKHINPGVRKNLEKEFNQEISEIVTNKSKDNDIMGDVQQAKYVFEYTGHSPQKCMSPEREYLEWDEILKGEVQSMRWMFETQPLDSIKDETPDQSDAKCISQQEMIAGGDVKYTTWMFETQAIDTLGVSSPESPENTGKIPELARGDVRAATWLFETQPLDSMNKIHQEDEQAIEISTAKDITAGDVKTARYLFETQSLDTLGHLDSVDEMNLLHLKTEVEEIKGNVKKTTKLFETQPLYVIRDQSGQVLEIQTVKREEIERGDVKTALWLFETKPLDMIHKDVSSIKVVCGISREEVNVGGVNRAKWLFETHPLDSIKEQLETDTSVKLKEEIQGADVSRQCWMFETQPFDSLKDNDNARPIEMEEIIGGDVRSTKHLFETVPMDTLKGSPDIGKVKHVIATEEEKGDVRHQTWIFETQPLEMIGEDKEEYTKTIHLEEINKGDVSNYKQLFETMNLSHIDESKKIQVDGVISGAVLSNRTLFETTPLYAVQDSAGHYHEVKTVRREEIVRGDVRTCRWMFETTPIDQFDESLQKFQIIRGISKEEIQSGDVKTAKWLFETQPLDAIKYFSNVEDEEVVTKQHDDIRGDVQTCRWLFETQPMDALYEKVDIKNQVDEIQKGDVKTCTWLFETQPLDAIKDDSETVLTMRTVQQEDIQGSDVQMARFLFETESLGNIGGEKEEFRRVTKIDIQSGDVSRKKWIFENKSLDLINSSSEEVLKNIRSTTANDIQKGNVINCTWLFENHPIDAIKENIEERAILRTITDVQGGDVDKGRFIFETFSLDQIKDDSSENTELKKFSMEQIEKGDVKNYTMLFETQPLYAIKDKEGCYHEVTTVRKEEVISGDVRGTRWLFETKPLDLIKETDEVYVIKAVTQEDIQKGDVTSARWRFETQPLDKIADHEKVIAKTVSDVQGGDVKSNAQLFESDLDQKYVRTVSVSEIQHGNVRTATWLFESHTIDEIKGEDSEYERIETVGREDIQKGDVKQAIWLFEKQPLNSIKENNDTNMKILEEIPQVDVKTTTWLFETTPLHQFIENPVERPEIVGKNIKETLKSLYDCKLVQSQGILIEADEVGDIRMAKYQLLNQTSPEIQKEQIVRGDLQKIMMELLSKKESTEKGITIDTNEKGNINLTRAQLFKKPINTNIEKEEVIGCDIQQVISNLFNYDSSAKKGILIQESEKGNVKMTIYSLLNRTDDVKVQQDEVIKGDIQAAIHKLIATSQNSENSQKVKLTDTEKGNVQFYTTCIESGAMDYLKLLQQETDETAVAEQTSEEVIHGDVEGAKQKLKHQQIPIERTIAESEILCGDVQNTMLTFMAEEQNVVSNIEKEEIIRGDLRAALHSLNQAVNQPTQVAKEDVVCGNISATLKSLEEAKSQKKTIEKFEIIPGDIKGTLDSLEKSINNRIEVVEQDNDLKCTSKCLDKIQSKKEQAGMKIIMKTDLQTSMETASEMKEAHWMYKSRDGKATTQNLQQSSVQQVQPQASETEAIQNDFQTNQERQEQMAFAKGVSHKGGAPGSVKSLLASEEQKKMDITKNVNTTMWTELNVEQHEDIKKVNLKANDLVKRNVQQEVQSLLSPDQQYQDNVHEAVKEDRKKISNVHITNRTSKYSSAQGEQATRVKSTDDKYNAHKVRKNFASVDRQIPKQQVSITTDGQRSLQSPRTAELTKTPTAEIGLDVNTLHEQVNSQHIQNTSILQHIAQISNQAAQSSTSHSIMEHDVKSKQKTKSNKQSIKNMDDNSQRVNKEILPKVKPGTTNKMDIKAQNTMKKEVSHVKMDKKRMPGVQFSIPHPPPSALLMSEGELSLPPPPPPPPPPSHVEEDGQMSPLPPPPPPLVQIKPEMYETELPPSPLPTPPPPPPPPPPPISPIIPKVQEMITAGHPSPYPSQSDLNLIPPYLHQSPSQRRKPFNKAPKLQPSLKMSNTEYNKAKEQPKKNLVSKPNVTMTEDALSSKQDIQQQKYQPAQEKQHEPQQHSTCPQIIQSPLHQSVIQPAQNPTQKKQALVPPLNKVFLPQEPSIKTETAKPQPKPYTRKFKTPLMIAEEKYRKEREEMEKSKAAKMAWPINMGKLTTGALKSPTKVESENSLTVKSSVLPNIMSVVDHLTSPASQAMEKENMTTIDKYPIYPKTSETMTAKDLITANTLSSHSPAQSAVVAASEQLHNILKYSNNAISHKEEIFNAFKDSVKDIGLETIKQDNEIQDQSRHLKPHSATSSKLKIETVQPPREGQVIQEQKKHALSYKKEQNQILKPEANKSQEKTVIKQFHVKQNNCVDVAKQEQHHIFVQQYNRMGEHYQPTTEEKDKKIEETTIAQTFATNVAQDQVKDKVIQHYKQQSHRANLKETQQVLQKKDKRELSQEIKSEKMQKHHVMAQKEAFPNFQWEQDQQKSDLVGINQKPLDKQAHMKKHHDWKEMQMSKNLTEPKADQGSFQATEHQSSYLQNANSKQGLVPARMEDIKQENKVSRKSRNTAIYKKEIDKSDAGHFVEISDSYKKREELQNILFQLIQFEKENDNIDLNAIQAFLEKVPKWLTDGQGFPMKVIKGNNLQILKKELTQIKQKALLRLAYFDESMQKTLISMPALKPEKETFSGSAPSQKISKISIGSCKLDKQGKSNAEEQVCESRKQQLSEIGLAEQRAQSPAKRMSSPSPSYITIESTARRTESPLRAVASPPLSQKQYSTPYPVQQEPTPTSPLPMRSSEMKTSRIRTSSTSSASPPRGKRYDQLAKLKDTTAKLSQGISQSAQSTHVQVAEKRSEIIPSPATLRRQLKIDTPVTDMLAKHESPVSSITVKDMTEMFEEARRSEENKVYMRKDPIDIPERLGSDTEDSESIVSKQNVQVPKIDLSELVNKFEIPEQINYFQKEPAERLGTDSGNNPFGSKTAFEEIPTFDMKSVKPQAESAGQITIPIKHKHPQGDGKVLQKSQISQKVKEGIKASTQSMLCPDADNKQFAHAGGFETEAIDSRTRIQHSEIFSGIDSRHAPPTYEDVISGQILDISADNTPEELLKNFQKTWQESERVFRSLGYEISDTSESRWQEDVLHEDMVLTENTRSYQGDLHSLSKDSISHGKSGSRQANLS, encoded by the exons GCATCTGTTATGGAGCAGAATACTCATCTGTCAAGTAAAGTGGGCAACTTTGAAAATTACTTCGATGATTTCAGTG TGGATGGAGTGACTGAGGATGAAAAGCCAAAAATTTCCACTCAGATGTTAAAAGAGCAATTTGAAAAAACTGCCCAACCGACTCAAATGGCAACTAACACCACCAAAAAGATTAAG ACAGAGCATAACTTCCAAGAGATGCAGTGGCCTCCTGCTCTTTCTACTTCCAACATCTCCACAACAGCAGGCAAGAATTCTGAAGTTACATCATTAAGGAAAGTAGACAGTACAGCTGCTTCAGTTTCTATCAGCTCTAGTAATTGTGAAAACATGGAAGAATTCCCTCCTCCGCCACCAGATTTACTCAATGCACCATCAGAGATAACTTATTTTTTGCAGTCACCTGAACCTCCCCTCTCTGCAACAAAACAAATCATTCCCAAGGACGTGTATTCAAAGCAAAGAAACCTTTATGAGCTAAAGCGTTTGTATAAACATATCAATCCAGGAGTGAGAAAGAACCTGGAAAAGGAATTTAATCAAGAGATCAGTGAAATAGTGACAAATAAATCAAAAGATAATGATATAATGGGGGATGTACAGCAAGCTAAGTATGTTTTTGAATACACTGGTCATAGCCCCCAGAAATGTAtgagcccagagagagagtaTTTAGAATGGGATGAGATCCTTAAAGGAGAGGTACAGTCAATGCGCTGGATGTTTGAGACTCAACCATTAGATTCTATCAAGGATGAAACCCCTGACCAAAGTGATGCAAAGTGCATTTCACAACAAGAAATGATAGCAGGAGGGGATGTGAAATATACAACATGGATGTTTGAGACTCAAGCCATTGATACACTTGGAGTAAGTTCTCCTGAATCACCAGAAAACACTGGTAAGATCCCTGAATTAGCAAGAGGAGATGTCCGTGCTGCCACTTGGTTATTTGAAACACAACCACTTGACTCAATGAATAAGATTCACCAAGAAGATGAACAGGCAATAGAAATCTCTACTGCAAAAGATATTACTGCTGGTGATGTCAAAACTGCAAGATATTTATTTGAAACTCAGTCCCTTGATACACTTGGACACTTGGATTCAGTCGATGAAATGAACTTGCTGCATCTGAAAACTGAAGTTGAAGAAATTAAAGGAAATGTGAAAAAAACAACAAAGTTGTTTGAAACGCAACCACTCTATGTTATTAGGGATCAGTCTGGTCAAGTTCTAGAAATCCAAACTGTCAAAAGAGAGGAGATTGAAAGAGGAGATGTAAAAACTGCACTCTGGCTATTTGAGACAAAGCCTTTAGATATGATTCATAAGGATGTTTCAAGTATAAAAGTTGTATGTGGTATCTCTAGGGAGGAAGTTAATGTCGGTGGTGTGAACAGAGCTAAATGGTTATTTGAAACACATCCCCTTGATAGCATTAAAGAACAgttagaaacagacacttcagtcaagCTTAAAGAAGAAATACAAGGTGCTGATGTTAGTAGACAGTGCTGGATGTTTGAAACCCAACCATTTGACTCTCTAAAAGACAATGATAATGCAAGACCTATAGAAATGGAAGAAATAATAGGAGGTGATGTACGTTCAACCAAACACTTATTTGAGACTGTTCCCATGGATACATTAAAGGGCAGTCCAGATATTGGAAAGGTTAAGCATGTGATTGCTACTGAAGAGGAAAAAGGGGACGTGAGGCACCAGACATGGATTTTTGAGACCCAACCACTTGAGATGATTGGAGAGGACAAGGAAGAATATACAAAAACAATTCATCTGGAAGAAATCAACAAAGGTGATGTCAGCAATTACAAACAGTTGTTTGAAACTATGAATTTAAGTCACATTGACGAATCTAAAAAGATCCAAGTAGATGGTGTTATTAGTGGTGCTGTATTGTCAAATAGAACTTTATTTGAAACAACTCCTCTATATGCAGTTCAAGATAGTGCTGGACACTATCATGAGGTTAAAACTGTGAGGAGAGAAGAAATTGTGAGGGGTGATGTTCGAACATGTAGATGGATGTTTGAGACAACCCCTATTGATCAATTTGATGAAAGTCTTCAAAAGTTTCAAATCATTAGGGGTATATCGAAAGAAGAAATACAATCTGGTGATGTCAAGACAGCTAAGTGGCTCTTTGAAACACAACCACTTGATGCTATCAAATATTTTAGCAATGTAGAAGATGAAGAAGTTGTAACAAAGCAGCATGATGATATTAGGGGCGATGTACAGACTTGCAGGTGGCTGTTTGAGACACAACCAATGGATGCTCTTTATGAAAAAGTAGATATTAAAAACCAAGTTGATGAGATTCAGAAAGGTGATGTAAAAACTTGTACTTGGTTATTTGAAACTCAGCCTTTAGATGCAATAAAAGATGATTCAGAAACTGTTCTAACAATGCGTACAGTTCAGCAGGAAGACATCCAGGGAAGTGATGTGCAAATGGCCCGTTTTCTGTTTGAGACTGAATCTCTGGGAAATATAggtggagagaaggaagaatttAGGCGGGTCACTAAAATAGATATACAATCAGGGGATGTATCACGTAAGAAGTGGATCTTTGAAAATAAGTCTCTTGATCTGATAAATTCCAGTTCAGAAGAGGTGTTGAAAAACATTAGATCTACCACAGCAAATGATATTCAAAAAGGTAATGTGATTAATTGCACTTGGCTTTTTGAAAATCACCCAATAGATGCTATAAAAGAAAATATTGAAGAACGAGCAATTCTTCGTACAATCACAGATGTTCAGGGTGGGGATGTTGATAAAGGGCGATTCATTTTTGAGACCTTTTCACTAGATCAGATTAAGGACGACTCTTCAGAGAACACCGAACTTAAAAAGTTTAGCATGGAGCAAATAGAAAAAGGAGATGTTAAAAACTACACAATGCTGTTTGAAACTCAGCCTTTATATGCCATCAAAgataaggaaggatgttatcatGAAGTAACGACTGTTCGGAAGGAGGAAGTGATCAGTGGAGATGTGCGGGGCACTAGATGGTTGTTTGAAACCAAGCCACTGGATTTAATTAAAGAAACTGATGAAGTATATGTCATTAAAGCTGTAACACAAGAAGATATTCAGAAAGGTGATGTTACTTCCGCACGTTGGAGATTTGAAACACAGCCATTGGACAAAATTGCAGATCATGAGAAAGTTATTGCCAAAACAGTCTCTGATGTACAAGGTGGTGATGTGAAATCCAATGCTCAACTATTTGAGTCAGACCTTGATCAAAAATATGTTAGAACAGTCAGTGTCAGTGAAATACAGCATGGTAATGTAAGGACAGCTACTTGGCTTTTTGAGTCACATACCATTGATGAAATAAAAGGGGAAGATTCAGAATATGAAAGGATTGAGACAGTTGGACGAGAAGATATACAAAAAGGAGATGTAAAACAGGCCATATGGCTTTTTGAAAAACAACCATTGAACAGCATAAAGGAAAATAATGATACAAACATGAAAATACTTGAAGAAATTCCACAGGTGGATGTTAAAACAACAACCTGGCTTTTTGAAACTACACCTTTGCACCAATTCATTGAAAATCCTGTAGAAAGACCTGAAATAGTGGGAAAAAATATTAAAGAAACACTTAAGTCACTTTATGACTGCAAACTTGTTCAATCCCAAGGAATCCTCATTGAAGCAGATGAGGTCGGAGATATCAGAATGGCAAAATATCAACTTCTAAACCAAACATCCCCAGAGATACAAAAAGAACAGATTGTCAGAGGAGATCTCCAAAAAATAATGATGGAATTGCTCTCCAAGAAAGAATCTACAGAAAAGGGGATTACTATAGATACTAATGAGAAAGGTAACATTAATCTGACAAGAGCACAACTTTTTAAGAAGCCAATAAATACAAATATAGAGAAAGAAGAAGTAATTGGTTGTGATATTCAGCAAGTTATCAGCAATCTTTTTAATTATGACAGTTCTGCAAAAAAAGGGATTCTGattcaagagagtgagaagggaaatgtGAAGATGACAATCTATTCTCTTCTCAACAGAACAGATGATGTGAAGGTTCAGCAAGATGAAGTCATAAAAGGTGATATACAAGCGGCAATTCATAAACTTATAGCTACTTCTCAGAACAGTGAAAATTCACAGAAAGTTAAGCTAACTGACACTGAAAAAGGAAATGTTCAGTTTTATACAACTTGTATTGAATCGGGAGCCATGGACTATCTTAAATTACTTCAGCAGGAGACTGATGAAActgctgtggctgaacaaacgTCTGAGGAAGTAATACATGGAGATGTCGAAGGTGCCAAACAAAAGCTTAAGCACCAACAAATACCAATTGAACGTACAATTGCAGAGTCAGAAATCTTATGTGGTGATGTCCAAAATACAATGCTGACTTTTATGGCAGAAGAACAAAATGTAGTTTCCAATATAGAAAAGGAAGAAATTATACGAGGTGATTTGAGAGCAGCTTTGCATTCACTCAATCAGGCCGTAAATCAACCTACTCAAGTAGCAAAGGAAGACGTTGTATGTGGTAATATATCTGCAACTTTGAAGTCTCTTGAAGAAGCAAAATCCCAAAAGAAAACTATTGAAAAATTTGAAATCATTCCAGGAGACATTAAAGGTACTCTGGATTCTCTAGAAAAGTCGATAAATAACAGAATTGAAGTAGTTGAGCAAGATAATGACCTCAAATGTACTTCCAAATGTTTGGATAAAATACAAAGCAAAAAGGAACAGGCTGGAATGAAAATCATAATGAAAACTGACCTTCAAACCTCTATGGAAACAGCTTCTGAAATGAAAGAGGCACATTGGATGTACAAATCAAGAGATGGAAAAGCAACTACCCAAAACCTACAGCAATCATCAGTACAGCAGGTTCAACCTCAGGCGAGTGAAACAGAAGCTATTCAAAATGACTTTCAAACCAATCAGGAACGCCAAGAACAGATGGCTTTTGCAAAGGGTGTTAGCCATAAAGGAGGTGCACCAGGCTCTGTAAAATCTCTGTTAGCAAgtgaagaacaaaaaaaaatggacatTACAAAAAATGTCAACACAACAATGTGGACAGAATTGAATGTTGAACAACATGAAGATATTAAAAAGGTTAATCTGAAGGCTAATGATTTAGTGAAAAGAAATGTGCAACAGGAAGTTCAATCTCTTTTATCACCTGATCAGCAATATCAGGATAATGTCCATGAGGCTGTTAAAGAAGACAGAAAGAAAATATCCAATGTGCACATTACCAACAGGACATCAAAATATAGTAGTGCACAAGGTGAACAAGCAACCAGAGTTAAGTCCACAGATGATAAGTACAATGCGCACAAAGTAAGAAAAAACTTTGCTTCGGTTGACAGACAAATACCTAAACAGCAGGTTTCAATCACAACAGATGGTCAACGTTCTTTGCAGTCACCAAGAACTGCTGAGCTTACTAAAACACCTACTGCTGAGATTGGTTTAGATGTTAATACACTACATGAGCAAGTGAATTCTCAGCACATTCAGAACACCAGTATTCTTCAGCACATTGCACAAATATCCAATCAGGCAGCTCAGTCTTCTACATCTCATTCAATTATGGAACATGATGTAAAAAGTAAACAGAAAACTAAAAGTAACAAACAGTCAATTAAAAATATGGATGACAATAGTCAAAGAGTAAATAAAGAAATTTTACCTAAGGTCAAACCTGGGACTACAAACAAGATGGATATTAAAGCTCAAAATACTATGAAGAAAGAAGTAAGTCATGTGAAAATGGACAAAAAGAGAATGCCAGGGGTTCAATTTTCAATTCCTCATCCACCTCCATCTGCTCTCCTAATGTCTGAAGGTGAACtctcacttcctcctcctcctccccctcctcctcctccttcacaTGTCGAAGAAGATGGTCAAATGTCTcctctcccaccaccaccaccaccattagTACAGATAAAACCAGAGATGTATGAAACTGaactccctccttctcctcttcctaccccacctccaccccctcccccaccccctcctcctatAAGTCCTATTATACCTAAAGTCCAAGAAATGATCACTGCAGGACATCCTTCTCCATATCCCTCACAGtctgatttaaatttaataccACCATACCTTCATCAGTCACCTTCCCAACGAAGGAAACCTTTTAATAAGGCACCGAAATTGCAGCCTTCACTGAAAATGTCAAACACTGAATACAACAAAGCAAAAGAGCAGCCTAAGAAAAATCTTGTTTCAAAACCAAATGTAACCATGACTGAGGATGCTTTATCATCAAAACAAGATATTCAACAGCAGAAATATCAACCTGCACAAGAGAAACAACATGAACCTCAGCAGCATTCAACATGTCCACAAATTATACAATCACCACTCCATCAATCAGTAATACAACCTGCTCAAAACCCAACACAGAAAAAACAAGCTCTGGTTCCTCCTCTTAACAAAGTGTTTTTGCCACAAGAGCCTTCAATCAAAACAGAAACTGCAAAGCCACAACCCAAGCCCTATACCAGGAAATTTAAAACTCCTTTAATGATTGCAGAAGAAAAATataggaaagagagggaggaaatggaaAAGAGTAAAGCAGCCAAAATGGCTTGGCCCATTAACATGGGTAAGCTCACTACAGGAGCACTGAAAAGCCCAACTAAAGTAGAATCTGAAAATAGCCTCACAGTGAAGTCTTCAGTTTTACCAAATATCATGTCAGTTGTTGATCATCTGACTTCCCCAGCTAGCCAGGCAATGGAAAAAGAAAATATGACTACTATTGATAAATACCCGATTTATCCAAAAACATCAGAGACCATGACTGCAAAAGATCTGATCACTGCAAACACACTGTCTTCTCATTCCCCAGCCCAGTCAGCAGTGGTAGCAGCTTCAGAGCAACTGCACAATATCTTAAAATATTCTAACAATGCAATCAGTCATAAGGAAGAGATATTTAATGCATTTAAAGATTCTGTGAAAGATATTGGATTGgaaacaattaaacaagacaatgAGATACAAGATCAATCTCGTCACCTGAAACCTCATTCAGCAACTTCATCAAAACTTAAGATTGAAACTGTTCAGCCACCTAGAGAGGGTCAAGTAATTCAAGAACAGAAAAAACATGCACTATCCTACAAAAAGGAACAAAACCAAATTTTGAAACCAGAAGCAAATAAAAGTCAAGAGAAAACTGTCATTAAACAGTTTCatgtaaaacaaaataactgTGTGGATGTGGCAAAACAAGAGCAGCATCACATTTTTGTTCAACAATATAATCGTATGGGTGAACATTACCAACCTACAACTGAAGAAAAAGATAAGAAAATTGAGGAGACAACTATTGCACAAACCTTTGCAACAAATGTGGCACAAGATCAAGTGAAAGATAAGGTGATACAGCATTACAAACAACAATCACATAGAGCAAATTtaaaagaaactcagcaagtacTGCAAAAGAAGGACAAAAGGGAGCTATCTCAAGAAATTAAGAGTGAAAAGATGCAGAAGCATCATGTTATGGCTCAGAAGGAGGCATTTCCAAACTTTCAATGGGAGCAAGACCAGCAGAAAAGTGACTTAGTAGGAATTAATCAAAAGCCTTTGGACAAACAGGCGCATATGAAAAAACATCATGATTGGAAAGAAATGCAAATGTCAAAAAATCTGACTGAACCGAAAGCTGACCAGGGCTCTTTTCAGGCAACAGAACATCAAAGTTCTTATCTACAAAATGCAAATAGCAAGCAAGGGCTGGTCCCTGCTCGCATGGAGGATataaaacaggaaaataaagtaAGTAGGAAAAGTAGAAATACTGCtatatataaaaaggaaattgataAAAGTGACGCTGGACATTTTGTAGAAATTAGTGATAGTTACAAAAAGCGTGAGGAATTGCAAAATATTTTGTTCCAACTTATTCAGTTTGAAAAAGAGAATGACAACATTGATTTAAATGCAATACAAGCCTTTTTGGAAAAGGTTCCTAAATGGCTGACAGATGGCCAAGGATTTCCAATGAAGGTTATCAAAGGAAATAATTTACAAATACTGAAGAAAGAGCTAACACAAATTAAACAGAAAGCATTACTAAGGCTTGCATATTTTGATGAATCAATGCAAAAAACATTGATTTCAATGCCTGCTTTAAAGCCTGAAAAAGAAACATTTAGTGGTAGTGCACCATCACAGAAGATTTCCAAGATAAGCATTGGCTCCTGCAAGTTAGATAAGCAAGGGAAAAGCAATGCAGAAGAGCAAGTATGTGAAAGTAGAAAACAACAGTTGTCTGAAATTGGACTTGCAGAGCAGAGAGCCCAATCGCCAGCAAAAAGAATGTCATCACCATCTCCTTCTTACATTACTATTGAATCTACTGCAAGGCGCACAGAATCACCTCTTAGAGCTGTTGcctctccaccactttctcagaagCAGTACAGTACACCATACCCAGTCCAACAGGAACCTACACCAACATCTCCACTCCCGATGCGTAGCTCAGAAATGAAGACATCCAGAATTCGTACATCTTCCACATCATCAGCCTCTCCACCACGAGGCAAACGTTATGATCAGCTTGCCAAACTTAAAGATACTACAGCAAAACTGTCACAGGGAATTTCACAGTCTGCACAGTCTACACATGTTCAGGTGGCAGAAAAGAGGTCAGAAATTATTCCATCACCGGCAACTCTTCGACGACAGTTAAAGATTGACACACCGGTAACAGACATGTTAGCTAAACATGAATCTCCTGTGTCATCCATTACAGTTAAGGATATGACGGAAATGTTTGAGGAGGCTAGAAGGTCAGAAGAAAACAAAGTGTATATGCGTAAGGATCCCATTGACATTCCAGAACGTTTGGGCTCTGACACCGAGGACTCTGAATCCATTGTTAGCAAGCAGAATGTTCAGGTGCCAAAAATTGATCTTTCAGAACTTGTTAATAAGTTTGAAATACCAGaacaaataaattattttcaaaagGAACCAGCTGAAAGATTAGGAACGGATAGTGGAAATAATCCATTTGGGTCGAAAACTGCATTTGAGGAAATCCCAACATTTGATATGAAATCTGTCAAGCCTCAAGCTGAAAGTGCTGGTCAAATTACTATTCCTATAAAACATAAACATCCCCAGGGTGATGGAAAGGTTTTGCAGAAATCTCAAATTTCTCAGAAAGTCAAGGAAGGAATTAAGGCATCAACACAATCCATGCTGTGTCCTGATGCAGATAATAAGCAATTTGCACATGCAGGTGGATTTGAAACTGAAGCAATTGACTCCAGAACTAGAATTCAGCACTCTGAAATATTTTCAGGTATTGATTCCAGGCATGCACCACCAACCTATGAAGATGTAATTTCGGGACAAATATTAGATATATCGGCTGATAACACACCAGAAGAATTGCTGAAGAATTTTCAAAAAACATGGCAGGAAAGTGAACGTGTCTTCAGGAGTCTTGGTTATGAGATCTCAGACACCAGCGAGTCGAGGTGGCAAGAAGATGTGCTTCACGAAGATATGGTTTTGACCG